CCAGGGATTCGGTCAGGCGCTGTCCGATGTATTCGGCGATGGCTTCGGTTGTGCTCAGCTTCCCTGCGAAGTCCGGGTGTTCGTCGAGGTTCGCATAGCGCAGTGGGGACAGGGCAGCGTCGAGCATGCTCATGGCTTCGCCGATGTCGAGGACGACGGAATGCTCGTCCAGGCTCGGGCGGGTGAATGATGCCGAAACGTCGAGTGTGGCACCGTGCATGCCTTGGGCAGATCCGAAGAATTCGTCGGGCAGGCTGTGGGCGATCATCACGTGGTCGTTGACGGTGAGTCCGAACATCGTCTTCTCCTTCTTGTCAGGGTGCCGGTCGGGCTCTTCGCCGCCGGGCTGCAGATAATTGCGGGCCAGCACGTCTGCTGTCCCGGGGAACCGGTCAGCGGGCGTGGGCGCCCGTATAGTCGATGACATGACAGAGCGCGGACCGGGCGAGGCCGCTGCGGTCACTGCCGCTCTTGCCGCTGAGTTCGTCCATGACCGTCGGCAGATCTCTCCAGTCGGAGAGTCCGGTGATCAGGGAATCGAAACGGTCATCGTTCAGAGCGGCCAGTGCGGCGCTCATCCGTTGGGCGCGGGTGCGGCGAGCTCGGTGCCCGGCGGCGACCTCTCCGACCTGCGAGGCGATGATGCTCAGTCGGCGGGCGTGGAAGTCGGCGCCGAGAGGCACGCTGGGACTGTCGCTGCCGTACCAGGATGCTTCGATCAGGGTGCCGTCGTCGCCGGTGATCTCGAGTCCGCGAGCCAGCCCCACTTGGCTCCCGGAGGTATGGATGACGACGTCGCAGTCGGCGGAGGCATCGTCCGGCGCGACCGCATTGAGGCCGAGGTCGGCCAGCAGTGTGCGCCGGTGTGGGTCGGTTTCGACGATTTCGAGACGGTCGAGCGGCATTCTGGTGGCCAGCAGTGCGGTGGCCGTACCGATCATGCCCGCACCGATGACGGCGACGCGGTCGGCAAAACGCGGCGGCTGCTGCCAGAGAATGTTGAGGCCGGTTTCGACGGCGCCGGCCAACAGCGCCCGATGATCGCTGATGCCCTCGGGAATGAGGTGGACATCCTCGGTGGTCACGATGTGGTGGGAGTGGTGCGGCAGCAGGCCGAAGACTCGAGCACCGATCCAGTCCCGCGGTCCTTCGTCGACGACGCCGACACCGAGGTAGCCGTACGACACCGGGAACGGAAAGTCTCCGAGTTGGTGAGGAGCCCGCATCAGGGTTTCGACGCGGGCGGGGATACGACCGGTGTGGACGAGAGATTCGGTGCCTTTCGAAACCGCGGAGGCGGTGGTGGTGATCCGCAGCTCGTTCCCTGCGTCGGGATTCGCGCGCGGGGTGGGCACTTCACGCCAGCCCCCTTGCCGGGCGGCTTCGGTCCAGTACTGCCAAGCCATATCTCGATCGTACAGGCGCCCCTGCCCTACGGTGTGCTCCGACGACGCCCGTGACCGTGATCAGGCTGATAGCCGGCGACCGAACCACTACCCTGTGGCCATGACTGATTTCCTCAAACTGCGGAAGTCCGCCCCGGACGGATTCTTCGCCGCAGAGGCCGCAGGGCTGAGATGGTTGGCCGAACCGGGTGTGGTTCCCATTGTCGACGTCATCGATCATGGTGTGGATTTTCTGCGGCTGCGCCGTCTCGACGAGGTCGGTCCCTCCGCCGAGGCGGCCGCTTCCTTCGGTCGCAAGCTGGCCCGACTCCACGATGCGGGCGCTCCCGGCTTCGGTTGGTCACCGGCACCGCAGTCATTCTTCGGCCCTCTCGACCAACCTTTCGAGGTGCCCGCCGAGTCTGTCGGCGACTTCACCGACTATTGGGTCGAGCAGCGTCTGCGTCCTTTGGCTGCGGCGGCTGCCGGGGATCTCACGGGCGAGGATGAGGCCACGGTCGCCTCGGCCATCGATTCGATCTCGACTGGAGCCTTCACAGGCATCTGCGGTGACGGCGAGGAATCGCCGGCACGGCTCCACGGGGATCTGTGGGCGGGCAACCTCATGTGGACACAGGCCGGGGTCGCTCTCATCGATCCGGCCGCGCACGGCGGTCACCGGTTGGAGGACCTGGCCCTGCTTGATCTCTTCGGCACCCCGTTCCTCGAGGAGATCTTCTCCGGATACGAACAGATCCATCCGATGCCGGCCGGCTGGCAGGAGGACCTGCCTGCGCACAGCTTCTTCGCTCTTCTCGCTCATATCCGCCTGTTCGGGCTCGGATTCGTCGGGCAGACGGTCCGTGCCGCCCGGTCGATCATCGCCCGGGCGGAACAGCTGGATCGGTGAGGTCACTTCAAGGAGATCTCCACCGGGTCGGAGAACAGTCCACCGGCGAAGGTCAGCTTGCTCGGGTCAGCGTCTTCGGGCACATCGAAGACGAGGATGCCCTCGGCTGTGTTTCCGGGATTGATCTCTTCGAGGAAGAGGATGTTGTCCTCAGCCGCATAGATGCCGGCCTCTGAATCCGCAGAGTAGGTGTTGCCGGAATCATCACCGAGTTTGATGTCGTCTTCGAAGAAGTAGGTCGGATCCGATCCGGTGTTCTTCACCGACAGTTCGATCTGGACGAACTGCCCCTGTGCTCGGGCGTTGAGGAATTCGTCGCCGACCTGTGAGACACCATCGTCGACCTTGGCGACTGTGATCTCCCAGTCATCGGAGGCCACCGTGTCTCCGATTCCGTACGAAGCTTCCTCGACAGACTTGTCGGCGGCTTTCTTCTCCGCAGGCTTCTTCTTCGCAGTCTCTCCCGACTGCTGAGCGTCGGCCGAACTGCCCTCCGAAGCGCCGGTGTCGCCTCCCCCGCCTCCGAGAGCGCTGGCAATGATGATGACAACGATGACGACGAGCAGCCAGAACCACCAGCGTTTGAGGAGCGGCTTCTTCTGTTTCGGCGGTTTCTGGCCAAAGGGCTGCTGCTGGTAGCCGCCGGTTCCGTATGCCGGTGCGTTGTGTGCGGGTGCCCACTGCTGGGGGCCGAAGTTCTGGGGTTCGTACTGGTGCTGGTTGTGATGAGGGGGCTGGTGCTGCGGGGACCATTGGTGCTGAGGCCGTGGTGACTGCGGCTGTTGCGGGGTGTTCTGAGGATTCTGCGGGTGGGACATGACGCTCCTTCGAGGCTGGATCTGGCTGACTGCTCCAGCCTCGTCCCACCGGCACCGTCGGCACGTCCGCATTCGGGCTCGACTCTGCCAGCCGAACGGTTGACCGCTGACAGCCGGAAGGTGGACTACGTGTGTCAGACCCCGCGGTTACGATTCTCTTGTGTCAGAACAATCCGTCCCTCGCCGCAGGATCCCGCGCGGCGTGCGCATCGCCGGCAGCATCCTCGTCGGCGTCATTGTCTACCTCATCGGACTCTTCACCTCGGCGATGGCGCTGACGGCGAATACCTGGGCCTTCTCCGATGGGGAACTCAACGACACCGGAATCGTGGCCGTCCTGCTGCTGCTCCTCATATGGGGCCTCGTCTTCCTCCGACACAGGTGGCCGTGGGTGCCCTTCATCTCCGGCGGACTGCTCACAGCGGGGTGGGGAGATGCGCTGATGCTGCTCATTGCGGTCTTCCACCTCGTCATCCGAGCACCCCGACGTCAGGCGATCGCCGCCTCGGCGGTGGCCGTCGGACTGGTTGTGTTCTCCACAGTGAGGATGTGCCTGGCCCCGGCTGAGCACAACCCGTTCAGCATCTTCTTCCTGCCAGACCCGGCACAGGTCACAGGCCTCGAGGCGACCATCCCGCCGGAGGATTCGCATTTGGCGATCACAATCATCACGATCGCAGCCGGCGTGATCGGATTGTGTACGGCGGTGGGGGTCGGTGTGCTTCTGCGTCGGACACGGAGGATGAGAGCGGTCGAGTCGATCGCCGAACGGGAGACTCTGCGCAATGAATCGCTGACGGCCCAGATCGCCCGGCAGTCCGAACGAGAACTCTTGGCACGCGAGCTTCACGACACGCTCTCCCACCGGCTGTCGGTGATCTCCTTGCATACCGGCGCGCTTGAAGTCGGGGCACAGACCGACCCCGAAGTCGCTTCGACGGCGTCTGCTCTGCGGGCAGAGGCCCGCGCGTCAATGGAGGATCTGCGACACCTGGTCGGTGGGGTGAGGAACGGCAGTCTGGCCGGGTCTCGGCCCAGTGAGGAGAGCTCGGTACCGCCGAGCCGCGCGACGATGGCAGCGATTCCCGAGCTCATCTCCTCTGTGACGTCCACGGGTACGGTCGTCTATCCTCTCGTCGTCCTCCAGGACGTCGATGCTTGCCCGCCCGCACTCGACCGGGCAGTCTATCGCATCGTTCAGGAGGCTCTGACGAATGCGATGAAGCATGCACCGAATGTGCCGGTGTCGGTGAACGTCGCGGTCTCGGCAGTTCGCGGAATTCAGATCTCGGTGAGCAATCCGCTCCCCTGCGAACCTGGCCAGGTCGATGTTCCGCCACGTCCACGCCATGCGCCAGGTTCTGCGCTGCAACCAGGGGTCCACGCGTCCGCGCACGGAAGGAGGCTCGCCGGTCACCGCCCGGAGGCGCAGGAGGTTCACTTGGAGTCAACCGGGTCCGGAGCCGGGCTGATCGGCATCCGGGAGCGCACCGAGATGTTCGGCGGAGAGGCCTCGATCGGCGCGTTCGACAACGAGTTCCGAGTCCAGGTGAGCTTTCGACCTTTCTCTGCCCAGAACTGAGGCGCGCCGTAAGCAGTCGTCCGCCCAAGAGCCCTGAACGATCGCTGCGAGTCGGGTGCACCTGCGGAAAACCATGTCATGAGCCTCGGGTAATGTGACGCCCATGAACCAATCCGCCCCGATCCGAGTCATGGTCGTCGATGACGATCCGATGGTCATCACCGGAATCCGAGGAATCCTCGAGGCGGCCGAGGGCATCGACGTCGTCGGTTCTGCAGCCAGCGGTGAGGACGCTGTCGCAGCAGCGGCCCTGCACTACCCCGATGTCGTGCTCATGGACATACTGATGCCGGGAATCGGGGGAATCGAAGCCACTCAACGCCTGCTCAACAGCGTACGTCCGCCGAAAGTAGTGGCGCTGACGAGCATGAGCGGCGATGACCACCTCTTCCGGATCCTCGAAGCTGGCGCCGCCGGCTACCTGCTCAAGGACATCGGCCCGGTGGATCTTGCCGTCGCGGTCCGCAAGGTCCACGCCGGTGAACCCATTCTCGCTCCGCAGTCCATGCGGCAGGTCATCGCCAAGGTCACGTCGAGCCCCGACCGGCGTCTGCAGCGAGAGGCCGAGTCACTGTTGGCC
Above is a window of Brevibacterium siliguriense DNA encoding:
- a CDS encoding zinc-dependent alcohol dehydrogenase; its protein translation is MAWQYWTEAARQGGWREVPTPRANPDAGNELRITTTASAVSKGTESLVHTGRIPARVETLMRAPHQLGDFPFPVSYGYLGVGVVDEGPRDWIGARVFGLLPHHSHHIVTTEDVHLIPEGISDHRALLAGAVETGLNILWQQPPRFADRVAVIGAGMIGTATALLATRMPLDRLEIVETDPHRRTLLADLGLNAVAPDDASADCDVVIHTSGSQVGLARGLEITGDDGTLIEASWYGSDSPSVPLGADFHARRLSIIASQVGEVAAGHRARRTRAQRMSAALAALNDDRFDSLITGLSDWRDLPTVMDELSGKSGSDRSGLARSALCHVIDYTGAHAR
- a CDS encoding DUF4352 domain-containing protein — protein: MSHPQNPQNTPQQPQSPRPQHQWSPQHQPPHHNQHQYEPQNFGPQQWAPAHNAPAYGTGGYQQQPFGQKPPKQKKPLLKRWWFWLLVVIVVIIIASALGGGGGDTGASEGSSADAQQSGETAKKKPAEKKAADKSVEEASYGIGDTVASDDWEITVAKVDDGVSQVGDEFLNARAQGQFVQIELSVKNTGSDPTYFFEDDIKLGDDSGNTYSADSEAGIYAAEDNILFLEEINPGNTAEGILVFDVPEDADPSKLTFAGGLFSDPVEISLK
- a CDS encoding fructosamine kinase family protein, coding for MTDFLKLRKSAPDGFFAAEAAGLRWLAEPGVVPIVDVIDHGVDFLRLRRLDEVGPSAEAAASFGRKLARLHDAGAPGFGWSPAPQSFFGPLDQPFEVPAESVGDFTDYWVEQRLRPLAAAAAGDLTGEDEATVASAIDSISTGAFTGICGDGEESPARLHGDLWAGNLMWTQAGVALIDPAAHGGHRLEDLALLDLFGTPFLEEIFSGYEQIHPMPAGWQEDLPAHSFFALLAHIRLFGLGFVGQTVRAARSIIARAEQLDR
- a CDS encoding sensor histidine kinase, giving the protein MSEQSVPRRRIPRGVRIAGSILVGVIVYLIGLFTSAMALTANTWAFSDGELNDTGIVAVLLLLLIWGLVFLRHRWPWVPFISGGLLTAGWGDALMLLIAVFHLVIRAPRRQAIAASAVAVGLVVFSTVRMCLAPAEHNPFSIFFLPDPAQVTGLEATIPPEDSHLAITIITIAAGVIGLCTAVGVGVLLRRTRRMRAVESIAERETLRNESLTAQIARQSERELLARELHDTLSHRLSVISLHTGALEVGAQTDPEVASTASALRAEARASMEDLRHLVGGVRNGSLAGSRPSEESSVPPSRATMAAIPELISSVTSTGTVVYPLVVLQDVDACPPALDRAVYRIVQEALTNAMKHAPNVPVSVNVAVSAVRGIQISVSNPLPCEPGQVDVPPRPRHAPGSALQPGVHASAHGRRLAGHRPEAQEVHLESTGSGAGLIGIRERTEMFGGEASIGAFDNEFRVQVSFRPFSAQN
- a CDS encoding 6-pyruvoyl trahydropterin synthase family protein translates to MLARNYLQPGGEEPDRHPDKKEKTMFGLTVNDHVMIAHSLPDEFFGSAQGMHGATLDVSASFTRPSLDEHSVVLDIGEAMSMLDAALSPLRYANLDEHPDFAGKLSTTEAIAEYIGQRLTESLADRPEIGISIELRENPRAAITYTVPESA
- a CDS encoding response regulator, giving the protein MNQSAPIRVMVVDDDPMVITGIRGILEAAEGIDVVGSAASGEDAVAAAALHYPDVVLMDILMPGIGGIEATQRLLNSVRPPKVVALTSMSGDDHLFRILEAGAAGYLLKDIGPVDLAVAVRKVHAGEPILAPQSMRQVIAKVTSSPDRRLQREAESLLAGLTDRERQIAELVAEGLSNQEIAEETFMSLATVKTHLNRINIKLDTNNRVRIATMVVRARGR